The sequence below is a genomic window from Harmonia axyridis chromosome 1, icHarAxyr1.1, whole genome shotgun sequence.
TCCTCATACACAAGCCATGGCGATGTGGCAAGACAAACTACGCAGAATATCTACAGGTAGCAGTGTCGAAACTTTGATAAATCATgaagttttagaaaaaaaccGGTATTACATGAAATCAATTGTTGAAGTTATACAATTTTTAGTTGTCAACGAGTTAGCTTTGCGAGGAAATTatgttttggaggaaaaaaaagaacaaggattatttcagaatttatttgaatacacgTGCATGAAAGATCCGAATTTGAAGGAGGCTTTCAGCCATATACCACAAAATGCGACATATCATTCACCGGAAATTCAAAACCAAATAATTCAAGCAATGGTTCAAGTAGTACAGAACTCCATTGTCAAAGATATCAAGGAATCTGACGTGAATTGGTTCACTCTAATGGAAGATGGAACGAGGGATAAGAATAAtcgtgaaaatattgctatagcAATACGTTACGTTAAGGATggaatcgtcaatgagtcgttgCTGACAGttacaacaactgaacatcttGATGCAGCAACATTTACCGAATTAACTTTAAACACTCTTACGAAAAATGGCATTGATCTCTCCCGTATGCTAAGCCAATGCTATGATGGAGCAAGTGTTATGAGCGGAAAAGTTTCAGGAGTTGCGACTAGAATAGAGAATCAATTGGGCCGAAAAATTCCTTATGTCCACTGTTATAACCACCGCTTACATTTAATAGTTATCAGGACTATCTCTGAAATGACTTTCATCCGTTTATTTTTTGATCAATGCATCATGTTACATGAGTTCTTTCATCATGGAAAAATAGCTGCAATGTATGGTGGAAAAATAATTGGCAGATTACTCGAACAACGTTGGTCAGGACACTTGGCGGTTACAAAAGTTGTAAACGATAATTATTCAGAGATTTTGCTAACtttagataaaatgaaaaatgacagattcaatGGTGACGACGTTGCCAAGAGTGTcggcatcaaaaaaattatgcttaATTTGGAATTCCGAATGGCTATGGTTGTGGCCAAAAAAATACTATCCATGCTTCAGCCTGCAGATGCAAGTTTACAAGCCCGAAGCGCAGGATTGAAAGACGCCCTAATAATCATAAATTGCGTCCAAAATGAAATCACAAAATTGAGAACAGATGAAATGTATCATCAAATTTTGGAAGAAGCTAAATCTATGACAAGCATTGATTCTGAAAATAGGACTCACACCCAAAAAAGGCAAGTCAGAAGATCTAATCGCATGGATGACTACTTGATGTTTGACTCTTCCTGTTCCTCAacgaaacaaaatgaagaagatcaACCATTTAAATCTGAGTATTTCGAAACATTGGACATACTAGTTGCTGAATTACAGAGAAGGTTTTCAGACAACGATGATCTGTTAAATTCTGTAGCGAGTCTCGATGAGTTGGATGTGAACAAAA
It includes:
- the LOC123671601 gene encoding zinc finger MYM-type protein 1-like; translation: MDIRTFFTKKRRVEEGIHHDEPHCSKPTPSSMETSLAKQVGRNRINYGIPSDIARIGEPIKQIILNIYPKENNRAFVADWFKRYKWLQYSVERDAAFCYPCQQFLPHGSKQSSYTSTGFRNWKNASDTRTGFPKHEKSIPHTQAMAMWQDKLRRISTGSSVETLINHEVLEKNRYYMKSIVEVIQFLVVNELALRGNYVLEEKKEQGLFQNLFEYTCMKDPNLKEAFSHIPQNATYHSPEIQNQIIQAMVQVVQNSIVKDIKESDVNWFTLMEDGTRDKNNRENIAIAIRYVKDGIVNESLLTVTTTEHLDAATFTELTLNTLTKNGIDLSRMLSQCYDGASVMSGKVSGVATRIENQLGRKIPYVHCYNHRLHLIVIRTISEMTFIRLFFDQCIMLHEFFHHGKIAAMYGGKIIGRLLEQRWSGHLAVTKVVNDNYSEILLTLDKMKNDRFNGDDVAKSVGIKKIMLNLEFRMAMVVAKKILSMLQPADASLQARSAGLKDALIIINCVQNEITKLRTDEMYHQILEEAKSMTSIDSENRTHTQKRQVRRSNRMDDYLMFDSSCSSTKQNEEDQPFKSEYFETLDILVAELQRRFSDNDDLLNSVASLDELDVNKMEPLKNLGITIPSNEEATVVKAYLSRREDKTEDIVQVLYRQREAFKDTYELFASVATIGCSTAVCESTFSTLTAINRPQRLSMSHERMAGMVFLAFEKRRTQSVDLNEVLRIFNNMTNRRIQLF